From the Wolbachia endosymbiont of Encarsia formosa genome, the window ATTCGTTGAGAACTTTCATTAAAGATTATCAAAAAAAACTTCTAAATAGGGATTGACAAGTTTTAGAGATGGAGTATTTTGTGAAAAGTATATTGAGCTATTAGTTTTTTATGTATAATAAATATGATAGTGAAGATATTTTTCTTTATATTACTAGGTAGCTGTTTTATTTAGAAAAGGGTATTTTTTCTTATTTGAGATTGAATACCTTGTTTTTGCCTAATTAAATTAGATGGTTTTATATGGAGGGTTAAATCATTTCTAGTGATGATAATGAATTATTTGCTGCTGTACGTAGTGGAGATGCTAATCTAGTTGCAGATCTTCTCAATAAGGGTGCTAATGTTAATGCTAAGAACAATAATGGCAATACTCCTTTGCATTGGGCTGTTAAAAGCAGTCATTTAGAAGTAGCTAAATTTCTTATAAGTAAACATGCTGACGTTAACGCTAAAGATAAAGATGGTTGGACATCTTTGCACTTTTCAGCTGCTTATGGCAATTTAAATATATTTAAGTTCATTCTTGATGAAGAGAATGATGTTGATGCTAGAGGAGCTTTAACCGTAGCAAATACGCTTAGTAAAGAAAACAGCTCAGAAATACTAAACCTTCTAGAGGAAAGAATAAGGAAAAATGAAGAAACTACACAACATTTTATAAGACATAGGCGTCATCGATACTCACAAGAGGAAGGCAGTTCTCTATCAATAGGTGTACATAATCGCCGTAGTATTGTAAAAGAAGATGAAAATTCATTGCAAAATGATAAAATAGGACTTACAAGCGGAGCAAGCAAGCCATCTTAATGGATCAATATTTTTGCTTACACTACAGTAGATACTGTTAAAGGTGTTTTTCAGTTTATTTCTTCTCCTTTTAAGGCAGCTATAGGTATGCAACCTTCTAAAGCTATTACAGTTCAAGGTATTAATACGGATGGTATACTTCTTTTATTAGGTGTATTTATAAGCAAAATCACAGGTCAGAAATACATTTCCACAGTAGATCAATCTGTGTCACCATTGGAAGCACAGGGCTATGCATTAAATATTATAGAGGAATTTGAGAAAGTAGTAGAGCAAGCTGGATTAAAAAGTGGCATATCAATGCACCGGTTAAATATTGATTATGTAGAAATGAAGAAAGAGGTTGCTGCAAAAATCATAAGTGGTAAATTTGATGAGATTCCGAAGGTTTCAAACTCATATGTAGAGCAAGCATGCCACGATAGAGAAACAGGTAAGTTAATTCCAAAGAAGTTTAACAAATTTATGATTGTATTTAATAAAGGACTAGATTTAATAGTAAATCAATCAATAGAGCAGATATTACACAATAGAGATAGTACATTAGAAGTTGAAGAACAGCAAATAAACTTAGAGCCTCAAAGTTATTTAAGTAATACTTCTGTTCAAGGCCATTTAACTCAGGATAGAGGTTTAATAAATCAAGGTAAGTCTTAATCCTTAGCTTTTTGATTTCATCTAGTAAAAGGTTGGTAATTTGATCTTATAACATCAATGGGCACACCAGCCTTTATTTTGTATGCATTCAAGCAATGTGTGACTATTACGCCACCTAAAAAAATAATCATACACTGTCTTCCATAGAGGAAAATCTTTTGCTCTACTGGCAAATACCTTTCATTATGTATTGTATAACATTAATAATTGCTTATTTTGTGCTTTCTTGGCCACATCTTGTGCAACTCTTGGCTCAAGAAATTTCCATTCTTTGTCACTTACATCACCTGGATATATTTTTTACTGATCCTATCATATTATCTTCCTGATTTCCTTTCAAGATATGTTCTAAAAAGTAGAATCCGTTCAGCAGGGTGACAAAATAAGGTAGAAAAGACAGCCATAGAAATAAATGTTGTCATTCCAATATGATGCTTTCTCTGTCATCCCAGCACTTGAAACTGGAATGACAACATTTTTGCTTCGATATTTACACATTAGCCATGCATCTGAACGGATACAAAAGTAGAATTTAGAATTCTATCTAAAAGGATACCGAAAAAGAGCAAGAGTCCTATCTGGGAATTATTTTTAAATATGGACATGCATTGATTAGAATCGTCTGGATTGAAATTTTTGTGTTGGTGGTAAAATATGAATCCTATAGCAAGTAAAGCAATATAAAAGATGTTATTTAATGATGATAGTATACCAGCATACAACCATGCCATTAAGGATATTAAGTAAAATCTTTTCAACCAAGATTTTGTTGTATTGCCAAAATATAATGCAGTAGATTTCATTCCTAATTTTTCATCATCTTTTTTATCTTGATGAGCGTATATAGTATCATAACTAAGCGTCCAAAAGACGCATCCTATATAAAATAGCAAGGATTCTATGCTAATCTGGTCTGTTATTGCTGCTGAACCCATGAGTGATCCCATGTTGAAAGTAAACCCTAAAAACAATTGTGGCCACCAAACGTAACGCTTTAGCAAGGGGTAGATAACTATCATGCACATTGAAATTATTCCAAGTATAAGAGTAGTTTTATTGGTTAGTAATAAGATTACCAGGGCAATAGACAGTAACAGTGAAAGTAAAGCCAAAGCCTGCTTTATGTTTAATACACCACTTGCAAGTGGCCTATATTTTGTTCGTTCAACATGTGCATCTATTTCTCTATCGAAGATATCATTGATTATGCACCCTGCGGGTCTCATTAAAAATGCACCTATAGTAAACAAAACAAGAAGAAAAAGAGCTTGATACGATAGAGAAGTTGAGGATAAAAGAATGCCGCTTAAGCTAGAAAATAGCACAAGCCATAAACCTGTTAAACTGTGTATTCTCATTAATGAGAAATAATGGTTGAAATACATTAATTAAGTGTGATTATGTAATATTTTGCTTACATTTACAAAATTATCGAATGCTAAATCAGTCTTAAAAACTAACTCAGGTATAAATCGCAAATCAACATAACACAATATAGATTTACGTATTGACCATGCAGATTGGTTCATTTCATTAACAACAGTGCTGATATCATCATTATCATTTTGGATGTTTAATGAAGATAACACAATATATACATCTGCTTTCTTCAAATCTTTGCTTAGCTTTACATCAGATACTACTACTTTTTCATTAAGAACATTACCTTCCATTAAGACTTTTGATATTGCCCTATGTAATACCGATGCTACTTTTAGGTTTCTAATTTCCTTTTTCATATTCAACTACTATAACGTCCTTTCTTCTTGCACTAATTGATAAGCTTTCAAAATATCTCCAACTTTAATATCGATATTACCCTCTAGCGATATTCCGCATTCAAAGTTTACACCTACTTCTTTAACGTCATCTTTAAATCTACGTAGTGCTTTTAACTTTCCTTCATGCACCAATTTGCTGCCACGTACTACCTTAATTAGAGAATCTTTTTTTATAACTCCATCAGTGACATAACATCCGATGATATTACCGGCTTTGGATGAATTAAATATTTGCCTTACAGATGCAGAACCAACACGAACCTCTCGTGTAACAGGCTTTAACATTTTAGTTAGATACATCCTCATGTCTTCAATAAGCTCATATATTATATTGTAAGTATGTATTTCTATACCTTTTTGTTTTGCTAATTCTCTTATTTTTGAATCCACTTTTACATTAAAAGCTAAAATTACTGCGCTTGATGCTTCTGCAAGAAGCACATCTGAATCTGTTACTCCTCCTACTGCTTTGTGTAGAATATTTAATTTCACTTGGTCTTTACCAAGCTTATCAATTGAACTTGATATTGCTTCAATAGAACCAGTGACATCGCACTTTAAAACTACAGATAGTTCTTCTGTTTCACTATCATTACGACTTAATATATCTAAATTACTGTCGTCTAAATCTTCTTGCTTTTTCTTGATTAATTCTAACCTGTATTCAACAATTTCACGAGCCTGCCTTTCAGAGTTTACAACAACAAATTTATCTCCAGCATTTGGTACACCATTTAAACCAGTAACTTCAACTGTAGTAGAAGGTAGTGCCGCTTTTTCTCTTTGACCAAGGTGATTAACCATAATGCGTACTTTGCTGTATGTTGTACCAACTACCAATATGTCACCAATCTTTAATGTCCCTTCTTCAACTATTAATGTAGCTGATATTCCTTTAGCTTTATCTATTTTGGACTCTATTACCCATCCAAGTGCTCGACAATCCTCTATTCCTTCTAGCGTCATTAATTCAGCAATTAATAAAATTGCCTCTTCTAGTTTATCTAAGTTGATTTTCTTTTTTGCTGATATTGGCACAATTATAACATCACCACCAAGTTCTTCGGGGATGAGGTCATACTGAGGCAAACTATTAATTATTCTTTCTACATCGCCAGGTTGTGATTTATCAATTTTATTAATGGCAACTATAATAGAGACATTTGCTGCTTTTGCATGGTTTATTGCTTCAACTGTTTGTTTCATGATTCCATCATCAGCTGCAACTACTATCACAACTATATTAGTAATATTGGCACCACGTGCACGCATTGCAGTAAACGCCTCATGCCCTGGTGTATCAATGAAAGTAATTTTTTGCTTATTTTTTGTCGTTAATTGATAAGCACCTATATGTTGAGTGATTCCACCTGACTCTCTTTCTGCAACATTAGATTCACGAAATGCATCGAGCAATGATGTTTTACCATGATCCACATGTCCCATAAAAGTAACGATAGGTGGTTTTGGTCTTTTAGGTAAGTTTTCTCTGTTGCTTATGAAGAGTAAATTCTTTTCTTTATCAGCATCACTTACTCGTTTAGCCGTATGATTAAATTTTTTTGCTATTTCGCATGCTATATCTGGATCTACTAGATCATCTACTCTATAGCTCTCCCCAACTTCTTCTTTGAGCATTTTTATCACACTCTTGCTATCTTCTGCCATACGAATAGATAACTCCCTGATAGTTATTTTGTCTGGTATAATAACTTCTCTTGATATATTTTTACCCTTAGTAAACTTTAATTGTTTACTTCTTATACCAAATTTTTGCTTAAATACAGGGAGGTGTTCATTTCTTTCATCTATTGCCTGTGTAATTACTAGCTTAGAATGCTTAGAGTATATATCTTTGCTAGCTTTAAAAGACTTTTTATTATTGTTCTCATATTCAATACTATCTTCTTTTTGTTCAACTGAGTTAGTATTACTTAAAACTTCCTTATTTATTTCTTTAGGTACAGAGTGTGATTCATTTTTATCTTCAGCTTCTTGATTGCTTTCTTCTTTTTTTATTTTCTCTTCTTGTTCTCTCTGATTCCTTTCTTTCAGCAAAGTAGCATTCTGTACAGCATTAATGCGGGAAATTTGTTCTTTTTTAGTTAAAGAGCCTGATTTACTCTCGTCAAATAAACTATATTCTTCTGCAGAATGAATTTTTCTTCTTTTTTTTACTATTGTAGTACCAGTACTTTGACTATCTAAAGAGTTTAAATTAATGTCTAATTTAAGCTTGCTTAAGCCTTGTAGGGTTAATTTTTTATTACTGATATCTTCATTATTCATATTGTTTTTATATTAATCCAAGCTTTTTACGTGCTTCTATGATTATTAAATCTGCTGTATCTTTTAGATTATTTTTATTATTAGTTGAGGAAGAGAGTATGCTATAAAACTCATAATTTGATAAATCTGCTATGTCCTCTAAAGTTTTAATATTATGTTTACTAAGAGTAATTTTATTATCTATTGATAAGGCTAAGTTGATTACATCGTCTTCCATACCTAAATTTTTTAGCTCTTCTATTTTTCTATCATTCTCTGCTCTCAGGTAATTGTTTGCTCTATTATGAAGTTCATTTGCAATATCTTCATTGAAGCCCTCTATTGAAGCAAGTTCCTTAATTGAAGTGTTAGATATATCTTCTACACTTGAAAAACCTTCTGTTACCAATAATTGGCCCATAATCTCTTCTAAATTTAAAGCTTCAGCAAATAAAACTGAACATTGACTAAATTCTTTATTTCTTCTTTCTGATTCTTGTTGAGTGCTTAATATCTCAATTTTCCATCCAACAAGCTCTGAAGCTAATCTTACATTCTGACCCTTTTTTCCTATAGCTAAACTCAATTGATCTTCAGCAACTATTAACTCTATACAATTTTCATTTTCGTCAATAATGACCTTTGATACTTCTGCAGGAGTAATGGCTTTAATAACAAATTGACCCAAATCTGATGAGTAATGTATGACGTCGATTTTTTCACCGTTTAATTCGTGTATAATAGTTTTTATTCTATCTCCTTTAACTCCAACGCAAGCACCTACTGGATCGATATTCTTATCAGATGAAAAAACAGCAACTTTAGATCTTGAACCAGCGTCTCTAGCTATACCCTTAATTGTTATCAATCCGTCAGCAACTTCTGGTACTTCTTGATTCAACAATGCCTCTAAAAAGCCTTCATGAGCCCTAGAAAGAATGATTTGACGTCCATCGTCAGAGCGCTTAACAGCCTGTATGTAAGCTTTAACCTTATCGCCTTCACGAAATGACTCACCACCAATTAAGTTTCGTAAAGGGAGGTATGCTCCAATTCCGTTTATATCTATAATAAGATCTGAATATTCTACTTGTTTAACGATGCCATACCTCATTTCTCCTACCTTATCTTTAAATTCTTCATATTGCTTTTTTAACTCTTCATCTTTGATTATTTCAGAAATCTTTTGCTGGGCAATTCTTGCTGAAACAAGATCAGTGTTAAGAGAAATCAACTCACTAATAGTATCTCCAACTTTTGCATCTTCTTTTATTAACTTAGCTTGTGTCAACTTAATTAAGTCACACTCATTTTCATTTGATTCATCATTAATGACTTTTAGTTGTCTATATGAGGTAACTTTGCCTGTATTTCTATCGATATTAACTACAATTTTACTTTTGCTACCATACTTTTGTTGAGCCACTGCTTCGATAGCACTTTTAAGTGCATTTATTATAATATTAAAATCTAAACCTTTTTGAAGTGAGAGCTCTCCCGCTGTTTTTATTACATCAAGGCTTCCAACTATGTTATTCTTGTTGCTTTTCTTCTTAACACTGCTTTTACGATTAGCAATCATATAAATAAATCCAATTTAATTAGTTATAATTATAGCTTCAACAGGTAAAGAACGCTATCTTAAATGTTAAATAGTTGCTAATTTAAGTCAAGCTTTTTCATATTTTTGTATGGCGAGCAGCGCAGGAGTAAAGAATAAGGTTAAAATTGTTGCAGCCAATACTCCACTTGCTATGGTTGCTGAAATATCAACCCACCACTGTCTTGATGGAGCATCATATTTGATTTGCAACGTAAAAAAATTAATATTTAATCTGGTAATCATTGGTATTAAACCAAGAACTGTAGTTGCAACGGTAAGTAGTATTGGCCTGATGCGAGAAATTGAAGCGTTTATTATACATTGCTTAATGTTATTTTTACGCATCTTAATTTGCTGATGAAAGGCATCAAGCAATAGTATATTATTATTCACTATAATTCCTGCTAAAGCAATTATCCCCACTCCACACATGACAACTACAAAAACTTTCTGAATAAGAAAGAAAATGAAAAATACACATGTTGTTGATAAAAACACTGCTGTCATTACGATAAATGTATAGTATATGTTGTTAAATTGTGCCACTAGCACCAATATCATCAATGTAATTGCTAATATAAAAGCCTTTAATAAAAATGCTCCTGATTTTTGTTGATCTTCCTTGTCACCTTTGAAATCAATCTTTACTCCTTTATCCCAGCCTTGAGTAATCGAATTTTGAATGAACTTAACTCTTTCATCAACAAGATAGCCAGTATCAAAGTCATCAGAGATTGTTACCGTCCGTGATCCATCAATTCTACTTAGTTTATTTGCCTTTTTTTGGGGAACGTATTTTACCATGCTACTCATAGAAGATGTTCCATTTGCTGTATTAATAAAAAGGTTATCTATAGTTTTCATGCTGCGATTCTTTCTAGGAAAGCGTAGTACAATATCAATTTCTTCATCTGTATTGTTTGGTCTATATTTTCCAATTAATACTCCGTTTGTAGCCATCTTTATAAAATCGCCAATGGTTGCAACACTTATTCCAGAGCTTGTGGCCTTACTCTTATCAACATTCATGTTCCACTCTATTTCAGGTGCTGATATACTGTCTTGAATATTTATAAACCCAGATGAAGGTTGGTTCATAATTTTTAGAATTTTCTCTACTACTGAATTCAAGTTGGATGCACTTCCGCTTAAGTTAATTTGTATTGGCTTGTCAGTTGATGGTCCTGACTTTTGTTCCTGTACATCAATTATTACTCCTTTCATGTTTTGTACACTGCTCCTTATATCGTTTAATATGTGCTTAGCTTTGCGCCTGCAGCGCCAATCTACAAGTTCTAATTGAATTTTGGCAATGACATTATCTTAAAATGCTCCTGATCTAGCATAAAAAACATGAATTTCTTTTTCAACACCCAAAATGCGTTCTTCTACTTTCTTAAGTATCAAATCTCGTTCTTTGGCTGATAAGCTTTCTTTTACTTTAACGCTGATTAAAATGTTATCTGAATCTACATTCGGAAAGAACTTTAATCCAGGACCAAAAGTAAAATATAATATACTAGACAAAAATAAAACAAACACAACAACACATACAAATTTTTTGGGGTGATCTAAGACTTTCTCTAACATACGTACATAAGTTCTTATTATAAGCCCAGTATTTTTTATCTCACCACTTTCTATAGCACTCATTCTTATTATTTCTTTTTTTGAAGTTATGGAAGGTTTACCAAATATTGCACCAAGTGTTGGTATAAAAACCAAAGCCATAATTAGCGATCCAGTTAAAGTTAGAATTATTGTAATTGGTATGTATTGCATAAATTTACCGACTGTATCGGGCCAGAGTAACAGAGGGAAAAACACTGCTAATTTAGTCAATGTTGATGATAAAACTGGATAGAACATATCATGAACTGAGGTGCAAAAGGCTTCTACTTTATCCATGCCACAAATCATCTTTCTATCAGCATATTAGCTGATTACAATTGCATCATCAACCAGCATCCCAACTGCCATAATTAGACTGAAGAGCACAACTATATTTAGAGTAATATCCATTAGGTAAAGAGCCATTATTCCTATGAGAAAGGAGCCAGGTATTGATAGTGCAACAAGAATAGCAGCCCTTGTTCCCATAAAGAGCATTATTATGGTTAGTATTAGTAATACGGCAAATATTATACCATTTTCCAAGTCTTCAAGCACATCACGTACATTTTTTGACTGGTCATTCAAATAAACTACTTTTAAATTTTCAGGTAATTGATCTTTTGCTTTGTCCATTAAGTATTTTACTTGATTTACCGTGTCTATTATGTTTTTTCCATTACGTTTTGAAATTTCTAGTACAATGCTAGGTAGTCCATTAATACGAGCAAATCCTTGGTGATCTTCAAACTCAAGGTATACTTTTGCTATATCTTTGATTCTCAAAACTGCATCACTTTGAGATCTAATAGGAATATTCATAATATCTTCTATGTCTTTTAATAACCCTGATATTTTAATCGAATATTTACCTGTATCGTTTTCTAGTGATCCTGCTCCTACCAATCTGTTGTTGTTTGATATAGCTTGAAATATCTCATTTGATTGAATGTTATATTTTGTTAGAACTGTGGGCTCAATTATAACTTCAACTGTTTCTTTACGTATACCTGACACTTCAACTTTAAGAACATTTGGCAGAGATTCTATTTCTTTCTTTAGTTTGAGTGCTATTTCAGTTAAAGCTCTTTCCGGCAAATTACCAATCAAGCAAACGTTTAGTATCGGAAATAAGCTCAAGTTTATTTCATTGATTATCGGAGATTCTGCTTCAATAGGTAATTTTGATTTTATGTTTAAAAGCTTTGAACGGACGTTATCAAGTACTTCTTTGTTATCATATTCTGTACCAAACTTAATTATCATGTGAGCACCGTCATTAGTTGCAAGTGCCTTTAGCTCTCTCACGCCCTCAATGGACCTTAGTTCATTTTCTATTGGAATAGCTAATAACTTTTCACTATCCTCGACAGAAATACCAGGAAACCCGACAAATACGCTAATTATAGGAATCTGTACATCAGGATTGCTTTCTCTTGGCATTTTTATATAAGTGTATGAGCCGAAGGTAAAAATCACGATAAGCAATAATATTACTGTTCTATTCCTCTCTATAATTAATCTTTTCATTCTGGACATTATACGTATTTACATCATATTATATCTAATATAAATTATATATTAATTAATCGTTATATAGCTTTATGTAAATGATTAAAATTTTTACAGTTTTGTAAGCATAAGAAAACTTCTATATAATATAACTTTAGTATGGTATTTGAGGGATTATTATGGTAGCAGTTCTAAGTGTGACAGAAGGCAAGAATAAAGTGATCGTATCTGGGTTGGTTGGTGTTTCATCAACTTTAGTATTTTTAACAGTGATTCACATTGCTGCAAAGATAGCCATTATAGTTACTGCTGTTGCAGTTACTTACGCATTACTTTCATTGCTTAATAAAGCAAGACCTAAGTCTGTTAAAACTGATGATATGTCAGAAGATGAAGGGTATAGCAGTGTTGATGAAGGTGAAGAAAAAGATACCGTAAAAGAACCAAAAAGAACTGAAACTGAGTTAGAAGAAGAAATAATAAGGAAAAGAGCACAAGAACGCATGGAGAAAGGATCACTTGGTGGGCCGATAAATGCGTTTGGCGAACCAATTCATGTGACTATAGATGCTGAAAATAGCAATCCTGTTGATTATACAAAAACTATGGTAGTGCCTGAGAAAATTATTCTTGGCATGCCAGATGATAAAACTCTTACACAAAATAGCTCTAGCTCTGTAAAGAATAAGATGAAATCTCTTCCTGAACACATGGATGTATTTGGTAATCCACTTCCTGAGCAGCCACCAAGCAACCTTCCCAATATAGGGCCTAAGTCTAAAAGTACGCAGAAACTATCTGCTGCAGACTTGCTATTACGGTATCGGAATGTAAATAATGATGTGAGGAAAGTGCTAGAATGGCCAATTACCTCAAAGGAGTTTAATGGGTTAGGGTTTAACAGGTAGTTGCTATATCAAACTCTCCATCTTATATTGAGGATCAGATGCAATGCCATACACTCTATTTGGCGGAGCAATTTTGTTCTCTATACCAAAAACTATACCTTCAATTATTGCTGTGAGTACTTTTTCAAGGTTACAATCTGCTCCAGGAACACGGTGCTCTAGGCGGCATCTTTTGGAATCGTTGCCAAAATAGGGGATTCTTATTGCAGCAGTTCTGTTATTCACTCCCCAACTAATCGTCGTTGGAGTATGAATATCTGGGTACTGAAATCTTAAATATGAATCATCATTTGGAGCAAAAAACAACATATGTTTTTTCATCATTGCACATAATCCACCTATGCTGTGAATCAGGTGGTCACTATATTTTTGCTTATTGCTATAAAATAAGTTATTATTATTTGAATCCATGAGGCTAACATGTACATTTAGTGCGCTGCCTGCTCTATCCAAATAAGGTTTTGCTTTAAAAGAAACATTACCATCGCACTCTTGTGCTGTTCCAATCAGTAATTGTTTTGCCAACTCAAAATGCATAATTAAATTATCAGAGCTCGTATAACAGTCACTTT encodes:
- a CDS encoding ankyrin repeat domain-containing protein gives rise to the protein MSSDDNELFAAVRSGDANLVADLLNKGANVNAKNNNGNTPLHWAVKSSHLEVAKFLISKHADVNAKDKDGWTSLHFSAAYGNLNIFKFILDEENDVDARGALTVANTLSKENSSEILNLLEERIRKNEETTQHFIRHRRHRYSQEEGSSLSIGVHNRRSIVKEDENSLQNDKIGLTSGASKPS
- a CDS encoding latrotoxin-related protein (Members of this family contain a domain related to the alpha-latrotoxin from the black widow spider, and are found regularly as large proteins in the Wolbachia bacterial endosymbionts of insects and other other arthropods.): MQPSKAITVQGINTDGILLLLGVFISKITGQKYISTVDQSVSPLEAQGYALNIIEEFEKVVEQAGLKSGISMHRLNIDYVEMKKEVAAKIISGKFDEIPKVSNSYVEQACHDRETGKLIPKKFNKFMIVFNKGLDLIVNQSIEQILHNRDSTLEVEEQQINLEPQSYLSNTSVQGHLTQDRGLINQGKS
- a CDS encoding glutamine synthetase, with the translated sequence MIILSNLSHNTVFGIEMEFYTEGIKKEYLFLNSIKNKIASLGFFCEKESSLNQYEIKSDCYTSSDNLIMHFELAKQLLIGTAQECDGNVSFKAKPYLDRAGSALNVHVSLMDSNNNNLFYSNKQKYSDHLIHSIGGLCAMMKKHMLFFAPNDDSYLRFQYPDIHTPTTISWGVNNRTAAIRIPYFGNDSKRCRLEHRVPGADCNLEKVLTAIIEGIVFGIENKIAPPNRVYGIASDPQYKMESLI
- the nusA gene encoding transcription termination factor NusA is translated as MIANRKSSVKKKSNKNNIVGSLDVIKTAGELSLQKGLDFNIIINALKSAIEAVAQQKYGSKSKIVVNIDRNTGKVTSYRQLKVINDESNENECDLIKLTQAKLIKEDAKVGDTISELISLNTDLVSARIAQQKISEIIKDEELKKQYEEFKDKVGEMRYGIVKQVEYSDLIIDINGIGAYLPLRNLIGGESFREGDKVKAYIQAVKRSDDGRQIILSRAHEGFLEALLNQEVPEVADGLITIKGIARDAGSRSKVAVFSSDKNIDPVGACVGVKGDRIKTIIHELNGEKIDVIHYSSDLGQFVIKAITPAEVSKVIIDENENCIELIVAEDQLSLAIGKKGQNVRLASELVGWKIEILSTQQESERRNKEFSQCSVLFAEALNLEEIMGQLLVTEGFSSVEDISNTSIKELASIEGFNEDIANELHNRANNYLRAENDRKIEELKNLGMEDDVINLALSIDNKITLSKHNIKTLEDIADLSNYEFYSILSSSTNNKNNLKDTADLIIIEARKKLGLI
- a CDS encoding ribosome-binding factor A, translated to MKKEIRNLKVASVLHRAISKVLMEGNVLNEKVVVSDVKLSKDLKKADVYIVLSSLNIQNDNDDISTVVNEMNQSAWSIRKSILCYVDLRFIPELVFKTDLAFDNFVNVSKILHNHT
- the ubiA gene encoding 4-hydroxybenzoate octaprenyltransferase, which translates into the protein MYFNHYFSLMRIHSLTGLWLVLFSSLSGILLSSTSLSYQALFLLVLFTIGAFLMRPAGCIINDIFDREIDAHVERTKYRPLASGVLNIKQALALLSLLLSIALVILLLTNKTTLILGIISMCMIVIYPLLKRYVWWPQLFLGFTFNMGSLMGSAAITDQISIESLLFYIGCVFWTLSYDTIYAHQDKKDDEKLGMKSTALYFGNTTKSWLKRFYLISLMAWLYAGILSSLNNIFYIALLAIGFIFYHQHKNFNPDDSNQCMSIFKNNSQIGLLLFFGILLDRILNSTFVSVQMHG
- the infB gene encoding translation initiation factor IF-2, producing the protein MNNEDISNKKLTLQGLSKLKLDINLNSLDSQSTGTTIVKKRRKIHSAEEYSLFDESKSGSLTKKEQISRINAVQNATLLKERNQREQEEKIKKEESNQEAEDKNESHSVPKEINKEVLSNTNSVEQKEDSIEYENNNKKSFKASKDIYSKHSKLVITQAIDERNEHLPVFKQKFGIRSKQLKFTKGKNISREVIIPDKITIRELSIRMAEDSKSVIKMLKEEVGESYRVDDLVDPDIACEIAKKFNHTAKRVSDADKEKNLLFISNRENLPKRPKPPIVTFMGHVDHGKTSLLDAFRESNVAERESGGITQHIGAYQLTTKNKQKITFIDTPGHEAFTAMRARGANITNIVVIVVAADDGIMKQTVEAINHAKAANVSIIVAINKIDKSQPGDVERIINSLPQYDLIPEELGGDVIIVPISAKKKINLDKLEEAILLIAELMTLEGIEDCRALGWVIESKIDKAKGISATLIVEEGTLKIGDILVVGTTYSKVRIMVNHLGQREKAALPSTTVEVTGLNGVPNAGDKFVVVNSERQAREIVEYRLELIKKKQEDLDDSNLDILSRNDSETEELSVVLKCDVTGSIEAISSSIDKLGKDQVKLNILHKAVGGVTDSDVLLAEASSAVILAFNVKVDSKIRELAKQKGIEIHTYNIIYELIEDMRMYLTKMLKPVTREVRVGSASVRQIFNSSKAGNIIGCYVTDGVIKKDSLIKVVRGSKLVHEGKLKALRRFKDDVKEVGVNFECGISLEGNIDIKVGDILKAYQLVQEERTL